The proteins below come from a single Candidatus Binataceae bacterium genomic window:
- a CDS encoding NUDIX hydrolase, with translation MPRPQCPPIAADIIAEIGDKIILIDRKNFPHGYAIPGGFVDFGETVEAAAVREAREEISLEVEIRALLGVYSRPDRDPRGQTITVVYIARASGTPQGADDAKSAALFDPRNPPSPLAFDHAEILRDYVHFLETGEHPAPWKQKP, from the coding sequence ATGCCGAGACCACAGTGTCCGCCAATCGCCGCTGACATAATCGCCGAGATCGGCGACAAGATTATTCTAATCGATCGTAAGAACTTCCCGCACGGCTACGCGATTCCTGGAGGATTCGTCGATTTCGGCGAGACCGTCGAGGCCGCCGCCGTACGCGAAGCCCGCGAAGAAATTTCGCTCGAAGTAGAAATCCGCGCTCTGCTCGGCGTCTATTCGCGCCCCGATCGAGACCCGCGCGGCCAGACGATCACAGTCGTTTACATCGCGCGCGCATCGGGCACCCCGCAAGGCGCCGACGACGCCAAATCCGCCGCGCTGTTCGACCCCCGCAATCCACCCTCACCGCTAGCCTTCGATCACGCAGAAATCCTGCGCGACTACGTCCACTTCCTGGAAACGGGTGAACATCCCGCACCGTGGAAGCAGAAGCCGTAG